One window of Streptococcus troglodytae genomic DNA carries:
- a CDS encoding acyltransferase domain-containing protein: protein MEKNEIFDCFLCSGQGSQYFNMTYQLYEENVNYRNYLDELDEHCYEITGYSVLTYLFDKSKKLSVSCDDLQLSSLALMICQYSLGKLLIDQGIYPDYIVGSSMGEFVAVALSHNNNLKDVIKVLFEIVRKVAEKCQKGGMVSILDNSNMYFDKREIFGDCEIAGINYDNNFVVSGSNKSLGNVIDYLKQNRIIFQRLPVKYAFHSKMIEEIRNEAKNKLNPWQLKVPIGSCAYGRIIKEIPHSYIWDVLRKPMLFQQMIKSIEKNMNPVYIDLGPNGTLSNFVKRGEGSKHKSYSIINMYNTENENLKRLMDDLNSTSKVRQKTFNLRR, encoded by the coding sequence ATGGAAAAAAATGAGATTTTCGATTGTTTTCTTTGTTCGGGACAGGGTTCCCAATATTTTAATATGACTTATCAATTGTATGAGGAAAATGTCAATTATAGGAATTACCTAGATGAATTGGATGAGCATTGCTATGAGATAACTGGTTATAGTGTATTAACTTATTTGTTTGATAAATCAAAGAAATTATCAGTATCCTGTGATGATTTACAGTTAAGTAGTCTAGCATTAATGATTTGTCAGTATTCGCTTGGTAAACTCCTGATAGACCAAGGCATTTATCCGGATTATATTGTAGGTTCAAGTATGGGAGAGTTTGTGGCAGTAGCACTTTCGCATAATAATAACTTGAAGGATGTAATAAAAGTGCTATTTGAAATTGTCAGAAAGGTAGCAGAAAAGTGTCAAAAAGGTGGAATGGTTTCGATTCTGGATAACAGTAATATGTATTTTGATAAAAGAGAAATCTTTGGTGATTGCGAAATCGCGGGAATAAATTATGATAACAATTTTGTGGTTTCAGGCAGTAACAAATCACTAGGAAACGTAATTGATTATCTTAAGCAAAATCGAATTATATTTCAGCGACTTCCGGTGAAGTATGCTTTTCACTCTAAGATGATTGAAGAGATAAGAAATGAAGCAAAGAATAAATTAAATCCATGGCAGTTGAAAGTTCCAATTGGTTCTTGTGCATATGGAAGAATCATAAAAGAAATTCCGCATTCTTATATATGGGATGTCCTAAGAAAACCGATGCTATTTCAGCAAATGATCAAAAGTATTGAGAAAAACATGAATCCTGTATATATTGATTTGGGTCCCAATGGTACACTATCTAACTTTGTTAAACGCGGAGAAGGATCAAAACATAAGAGTTACTCCATTATCAATATGTACAATACGGAAAATGAGAATTTGAAGAGACTAATGGATGATTTAAACAGCACTTCCAAAGTTAGACAGAAAACATTCAACCTCAGGAGGTGA
- a CDS encoding MBL fold metallo-hydrolase encodes MLTYEVYQLKVQQFGFINYIYLIIDKYTKKTAIVDPSWNTVTVFNLLDKLKVEVDAILLTHSHIDHVYMTDALLQRYQNAKVYMSDVECSYYNFFSRNLIRLHDMNMIRIGETNVTCILTPGHTKGSMCYLLEESLFTGDTSFFRRVWDVQGTRCKCL; translated from the coding sequence ATGTTAACGTATGAAGTTTATCAGCTCAAGGTACAACAGTTCGGTTTTATTAATTATATATATCTAATAATAGATAAATATACAAAGAAAACAGCTATTGTTGATCCTTCTTGGAATACTGTCACTGTATTTAACTTACTTGATAAGTTAAAGGTTGAAGTTGATGCAATACTATTAACTCACTCTCATATTGATCATGTATACATGACAGATGCGTTATTACAAAGATATCAAAATGCCAAAGTATATATGTCAGATGTTGAATGCTCCTATTACAATTTTTTTTCTCGTAATCTTATTAGACTTCATGATATGAATATGATAAGAATTGGAGAAACAAATGTAACTTGTATATTAACCCCAGGTCATACGAAAGGTTCAATGTGCTACTTGTTAGAGGAGAGTCTTTTTACAGGGGATACGAGTTTTTTCAGAAGGGTGTGGGATGTGCAAGGGACCAGGTGCAAATGCCTGTGA
- a CDS encoding 4'-phosphopantetheinyl transferase family protein, producing MIYQYAINTKKIVNINEVKEFLNIVSAERKVKINRFYFQKDKVHSLFAEIILKYALWEQYGLNSTYIEFGQSKYGKPYLVNQKGLYFNLSHSGNWVLCGLGDTPIGLDVEEIKDKKMNLFNRIFTKEEHDFIFMQPLDQRIKTFYKIWTLKESYVKYIGKGLSIPFDSFLFQFNEDGIQFYLKGERDCSLVFTTGQLDGRHVISLCVKSQWNDRINSQVKILTLEELQKWRNL from the coding sequence ATGATATACCAATATGCAATTAATACAAAGAAAATTGTGAACATAAATGAGGTAAAAGAGTTTCTTAATATAGTTTCAGCAGAGAGAAAAGTAAAGATAAATAGATTTTATTTTCAAAAGGATAAAGTACATAGTCTATTTGCTGAGATTATATTGAAATATGCATTGTGGGAGCAGTATGGTTTAAATAGTACATATATAGAGTTTGGACAATCGAAATATGGAAAACCTTATTTAGTGAACCAAAAAGGTCTTTATTTCAATTTATCGCACTCAGGGAATTGGGTGTTATGTGGGTTAGGAGATACTCCAATTGGACTAGATGTTGAAGAGATTAAGGATAAGAAGATGAACTTATTCAATAGAATTTTTACGAAAGAAGAACATGATTTTATATTTATGCAGCCTTTGGATCAAAGGATAAAGACATTTTATAAGATATGGACATTAAAAGAAAGTTATGTGAAATATATAGGAAAAGGATTAAGTATACCATTCGACAGTTTTCTGTTTCAATTTAATGAGGATGGCATTCAGTTTTATCTAAAAGGGGAAAGGGATTGTAGTTTAGTCTTTACAACAGGACAGTTAGATGGACGACACGTTATATCATTATGTGTCAAATCACAGTGGAATGATAGGATAAATAGTCAAGTTAAAATTCTTACATTAGAGGAGTTACAAAAATGGAGAAACTTATAA
- a CDS encoding ATP cone domain-containing protein, with protein sequence MQVIKRSGQVVDFDPDKIYQAILGAAQTVYVLDDALRQDLAQVTKKVVVDLEEAQTERPTISMIQSQVEHRLLDAGYITIAEHYISYRLQRDLERNGYDDHINVHLHFEQVK encoded by the coding sequence ATGCAAGTTATCAAACGTAGTGGTCAAGTTGTTGATTTTGATCCTGATAAGATATATCAAGCTATTCTTGGTGCAGCACAAACAGTTTATGTATTAGATGATGCCTTGCGTCAAGATTTGGCGCAAGTTACTAAAAAGGTTGTTGTTGATCTAGAAGAAGCACAGACTGAACGGCCCACAATTAGCATGATTCAATCACAAGTGGAACATCGTTTGCTTGATGCTGGTTATATCACAATTGCTGAGCATTATATTTCTTACCGCCTTCAACGTGATCTTGAGCGCAATGGTTACGATGATCATATTAATGTACACTTGCATTTTGAACAAGTTAAATAA
- the dapA gene encoding 4-hydroxy-tetrahydrodipicolinate synthase, which translates to MSIQDFKDVNIITAFITPFKEDGSINFAALPKLIEHLLAHHTQGLLLAGTTAESPTLTHDEELELFAAVQKIVNGRVPLIAGVGTNDTRDSVNFVKEVADFGGFSAGLAIVPYYNKPTQEGLYQHFMTLADTSDLPIIIYNIPGRVVTTLETDTMLRLAQHPNIIGVKECTNLDNIAYLVDNKPDDFLVFTGEDGEAFHALSLGADGVISVASHTNGDELFAMVEAIEKSDIKRAAGIQRQFLPKVHALFSVASPAPVKAVLNHQGFDAGPLRLPLVACTDEEARRIIEIVEK; encoded by the coding sequence ATGTCAATTCAAGATTTTAAAGACGTCAACATTATTACAGCTTTCATCACCCCATTTAAAGAAGACGGCTCAATCAATTTTGCTGCTCTTCCAAAGCTTATTGAGCATTTACTGGCTCATCATACTCAAGGTTTGCTCTTAGCGGGAACAACTGCCGAGAGTCCTACCCTTACTCATGATGAAGAATTGGAGTTGTTTGCTGCTGTTCAAAAAATTGTTAATGGACGTGTTCCTTTAATTGCTGGTGTGGGAACAAATGATACACGTGATTCTGTCAACTTTGTTAAAGAAGTTGCTGACTTTGGTGGTTTTTCTGCTGGCTTAGCTATTGTTCCTTATTACAACAAACCGACACAAGAAGGGCTCTATCAGCATTTTATGACTCTTGCTGATACTAGTGATCTGCCTATTATTATTTATAATATTCCGGGACGCGTTGTAACAACATTAGAAACTGATACCATGCTTCGTTTGGCTCAGCATCCTAATATTATTGGTGTTAAAGAGTGTACAAATCTTGATAATATTGCTTATTTAGTTGACAATAAACCAGATGATTTCTTAGTCTTTACGGGTGAAGATGGCGAGGCTTTCCATGCTCTTAGTTTAGGGGCTGATGGCGTTATTAGTGTAGCTTCACACACTAATGGTGATGAGTTATTTGCTATGGTGGAGGCTATTGAAAAGAGTGATATTAAAAGGGCTGCTGGGATTCAGCGCCAATTTCTTCCTAAAGTTCACGCGCTCTTCTCTGTTGCCAGTCCAGCTCCTGTCAAAGCAGTTCTTAATCATCAGGGTTTTGATGCAGGACCTTTGCGCTTGCCACTAGTTGCTTGTACTGATGAAGAAGCTAGACGCATCATTGAAATTGTTGAGAAATGA
- a CDS encoding aspartate-semialdehyde dehydrogenase — protein MGYTVAIVGATGAVGTRMIQQLEQSTLPVDKVRLLSSSRSAGKVLQYKDQDVTVELTMKDSFEGVDIALFSAGGSVSAKFAPYAVKAGAVVVDNTSHFRQNPDVPLVVPEVNAHAMDAHNGIIACPNCSTIQMMVALEPIRQKWGLSRVIVSTYQAVSGAGQSAINETVREIKEVVNDGIDPKAVHADILPSGGDKKHYPIAFNALAQIDVFTDNDYTYEEMKMTNETKKIMEEPELPVSATCVRVPILFSHSESVYIETKDVAPIEEVKAAIAAFPGAVLEDDIKHQIYPQAVNAVGSRETFVGRIRKDLDIENGIHMWVVSDNLLKGAAWNSVQIAESLHERGLVRSTSELKFELN, from the coding sequence ATGGGCTACACAGTTGCTATCGTTGGTGCTACAGGTGCCGTTGGAACTCGCATGATTCAACAATTGGAACAATCGACGCTTCCAGTTGATAAGGTACGACTTTTGTCATCTTCACGTTCTGCAGGTAAAGTTTTGCAATATAAAGATCAAGATGTCACGGTTGAATTAACTATGAAAGATTCCTTTGAAGGTGTTGATATTGCGCTTTTTTCAGCTGGCGGCTCTGTCTCGGCAAAATTTGCTCCCTATGCAGTCAAAGCTGGTGCAGTCGTTGTTGATAATACCTCTCATTTTCGTCAAAATCCAGATGTGCCTTTGGTTGTTCCTGAAGTCAATGCTCATGCCATGGATGCTCATAATGGGATTATTGCTTGTCCTAACTGCTCAACGATTCAAATGATGGTAGCCTTGGAACCTATTCGTCAAAAATGGGGATTAAGTCGTGTTATTGTTTCAACTTATCAAGCTGTCTCAGGAGCAGGTCAATCAGCTATTAATGAAACTGTTCGTGAAATTAAAGAAGTTGTTAATGATGGTATAGATCCTAAAGCTGTTCATGCTGATATTTTGCCATCAGGTGGTGACAAAAAGCATTATCCTATTGCTTTCAATGCTTTGGCGCAGATTGATGTCTTCACTGATAATGATTATACTTATGAAGAAATGAAGATGACTAACGAAACCAAGAAAATCATGGAAGAACCTGAACTTCCCGTTTCGGCCACTTGTGTTCGTGTTCCAATTCTTTTTTCACATTCTGAGTCTGTTTATATTGAAACTAAAGACGTTGCTCCAATTGAAGAAGTAAAAGCAGCTATTGCAGCATTTCCAGGTGCTGTTCTTGAAGATGATATTAAACATCAAATTTACCCACAAGCAGTGAATGCTGTTGGCAGTCGTGAAACCTTTGTCGGCCGTATTCGTAAGGATTTAGATATTGAAAATGGTATTCATATGTGGGTCGTTTCAGACAATCTTCTTAAAGGCGCTGCTTGGAATTCAGTTCAAATCGCTGAAAGTCTTCATGAACGTGGTCTTGTTCGTTCGACATCAGAATTGAAGTTTGAACTGAATTAA